Proteins encoded in a region of the Raphanus sativus cultivar WK10039 chromosome 8, ASM80110v3, whole genome shotgun sequence genome:
- the LOC130494349 gene encoding 2-oxoisovalerate dehydrogenase subunit alpha 1, mitochondrial-like encodes MAIWFARSRNIVSSLRHNLNLSGILVQRDHSPRHAFTNSQLSSRSVFLDSFTSLRHESTAVEKQLDLVQQSDEEDPQELNFPGGKVGYTSELKFIPESSSRRVPCYRVLDENGRIIPDSDFIPVSEKLAVRMYEHMATLQVMDHIFYEAQRQGRISFYITTVGEEAVNIASAAALAPDDVVLPQYREPGVLLWRGFTLQEFANQCFGNKADHGKGRQMPVHYGSNRHSYFTVSSPIATQLPQAAGVGYSLKMEKKNACAVTFIGDGGTSEGDFHAGLNFAAVMEAPVVFICRNNGWAISTHISEQFRSDGIVVKGQAYGIRSIRVDGNDALAIYSAVRSAREMAVKEQRPVLIEAMTYRVGHHSTSDDSTKYRAADEIQYWKMSRNPVNRFRKWVEDNGWWSEEDESKLRSDARKQLLQAIQAAEKSEKPPLTELFSDVYDVKTKNLEEQELGLKELVEKQPQDYPPGFHI; translated from the exons ATGGCGATCTGGTTTGCTAGATCAAGAAACATCGTTTCTAGCTTGAGACATAATCTGAATTTGTCGGGGATTCTCGTCCAACGTGATCACTCTCCTCGTCACGCTTTTACAAACTCTCAGTTATCTTCGAGATCAGTGTTTTTGGATTCCTTCACGAGCCTACGTCACGAGTCTACGGCAGTGGAGAAACAGCTTGATTTGGTTCAGCAAAGTGACGAGGAAGACCCCCAG GAATTAAATTTTCCGGGAGGCAAAGTCGGTTACACATCTGAACTGAAATTCATCCCTGAATCATCTTCTCGAAGGGTTCCGTGCTATCGAGTCCTTGATGAAAACGGAAGAATCATCCCCGACAGCGATTTTATTCCG GTGAGCGAGAAACTCGCGGTTAGAATGTATGAGCACATGGCGACGCTTCAGGTGATGGACCACATCTTCTACGAAGCTCAACGTCAAGGAAGAATCTCTTTCTACATCACTACCGTCGGAGAAGAGGCCGTTAACATCGCTTCAGCCGCCGCTCTCGCTCCagacgacgtcgttttacctcAGTACCGAGAGCCTGGAGTGCTTCTATGGCGCGGCTTCACGTTGCAAGAGTTTGCGAACCAGTGCTTTGGGAACAAAGCTGATCACGGCAAAGGCAGACAGATGCCGGTACATTACGGCTCTAATCGACACAGCTACTTCACTGTCTCCTCTCCTATCGC TACACAGCTTCCTCAAGCTGCTGGAGTTGGTTACTCtttgaagatggagaagaagaacgCTTGTGCAGTAACATTCATCGGAGACGGAGGCACAAGCGAG GGAGATTTCCACGCCGGATTGAATTTTGCGGCGGTGATGGAAGCTCCGGTGGTGTTTATCTGTCGAAACAACGGTTGGGCTATCAGCACTCATATCTCAGAACAGTTCAGAA GTGACGGAATCGTTGTGAAAGGTCAAGCTTACGGAATCAGAAGCATACGAGTTGACGGTAACGACGCGCTGGCGATTTATAGCGCGGTGCGCTCAGCAAGAGAGATGGCTGTAAAAGAACAAAGACCAGTTCTCATCGAG GCAATGACATATAGAGTAGGACATCATTCTACATCAGATGATTCAACTAAGTACAGGGCGGCCGATGAAATACAATACTGGAAAATGTCGAGAAACCCTGTGAATAGGTTCAGGAAATGGGTGGAGGATAATGGATGGTGGAGCGAGGAAGATGAATCCAAGCTAAGATCCGACGCAAGAAAACAG cTTCTACAAGCGATTCAGGCGGCGGAGAAGTCGGAGAAACCACCATTGACAGAGTTGTTTAGCGACGTATATGATGTTAAGACGAAGAATCTAGAGGAGCAAGAACTTGGTTTAAAGGAATTGGTAGAGAAACAACCTCAAGATTATCCTCCTGGTTTTCATATCTGA
- the LOC108821994 gene encoding F-box protein SKP2A codes for MAGSFACVFTSEKRKRKKHFLIKIQRKQSKNPETETKKLNSKDQETRFTLKSFIKKEMVMVVGETSMELDQCFQMMMMKMEGVSIKEWKDIPVELLMRILSLVDDRNVIAASGVCCGWRDAISLGLTRLRLSWCNNNMNSLVLSLAPKIVKLQTLILRQDKPQLEDNAVEAIANHCHELQELDLSKSLRLTDRSLYALAHGCPNLTKLNLSGCTSFSDKAIAYLTRSCRNLKVLNLCGCVNAVSDYTLEAIGNNCNQMQSLNLGWCEKISDDGVMSLAYGCPDLRTLDLCGCVLITDESVVALADWCVHLRSLGLYYCRNITDRAMYSLAQSGVKNKQPGQWKSSAKKSKYDEEGLRSLNISQCTALTPSAVQAVCDTFPALHTCSGRHSLVMSGCLNLTSVHCACILQAHRAVVPHSAAH; via the exons ATGGCAGGCAGCTTTGCTTGTGTATTCActtcagaaaaaagaaaaagaaaaaaacactttttaattaaaattcaaaggAAACAGAGCAAAAACCCAGAAACAGAGACGAAAAAACTAAATTCAAAG GATCAAGAGACCCGCTTCACTTTAAagagttttataaaaaaagagatGGTGATGGTAGTAGGAGAAACATCCATGGAGCTAGACCAGTGCtttcagatgatgatgatgaagatggaaGGAGTCTCGATCAAAGAGTGGAAAGACATCCCTGTTGAGCTTCTCATGAGAATCCTCTCCCTTGTTGATGATCGGAATGTCATTGCTGCTTCTGGTGTTTGCTGTGGTTGGAGAGATGCCATCTCTCTTGGTCTCACTCGTCTCCGTCTCTCTTG GTGCAACAACAACATGAACAGCTTAGTTCTTTCTCTCGCTCCCAAGATTGTAAAGCTGCAGACTTTGATACTGCGTCAGGACAAACCACAACTAGAGGACAATGCAGTGGAGGCCATAGCGAATCACTGCCATGAGCTACAAGAGCTCGATCTCAGCAAAAGCTTGAGACTAACCGATCGTTCCCTCTATGCACTTGCTCATGGTTGCCCTAACCTCACTAAACTCAACCTTAGCGGCTGCACCTCGTTCAGCGACAAAGCTATTGCGTATCTGACCAGGTCCTGCAGAAACCTGAAAGTTCTCAATCTCTGTGGATGCGTCAACGCTGTTTCTGACTACACCTTGGAG GCTATTGGGAACAATTGCAATCAGATGCAGTCACTAAACTTGGGATGGTGTGAGAAGATCAGTGATGATGGAGTTATGAGTTTAGCTTATGGCTGCCCTGATCTCAGGACTCTGGACTTGTGTGGTTGTGTTCTCATTACAG ATGAGAGTGTGGTAGCTTTAGCTGATTGGTGTGTCCACTTGAGGTCCCTGGGGCTATACTACTGCAGAAACATAACAGACAGAGCCATGTACTCGCTAGCTCAAAGCGGGGTGAAGAACAAACAACCGGGGCAATGGAAATCATCAGCTAAGAAGAGCAAATACGATGAAGAAGGGCTGAGAAGTCTCAACATCAGCCAGTGCACTGCACTCACACCTTCGGCTGTTCAAGCGGTCTGCGATACGTTCCCTGCTCTTCACACGTGTTCGGGAAGACATTCGCTTGTGATGAGCGGGTGTTTGAACTTGACGTCTGTGCACTGTGCTTGTATTCTTCAGGCTCATCGCGCGGTTGTTCCTCACTCTGCTGCTCACTGA
- the LOC108821996 gene encoding bidirectional sugar transporter SWEET1: MNIAHTIFGVFGNATALFLFLAPSITFKRIIKNKSTEQFSGIPYPMTLLNCLLSAWYGLPFVSKDNTLVSTINGTGAAIETIYVLIFLFYAPRKEKAKIFAIFTAVLTVFATVALVSLFALHGNGRKLFCGIAATVFSIIMYASPLSIMRLVVKTKSVEYMPFFLSLFVFLCGTSWFIYGLIGRDPFVAIPNGFGCALGTVQLILYFIYCGNKGEKSTDAEKDEKKSVEMKDEEEKKQNVVNGKKQDQQV; this comes from the exons ATGAACATAGCTCACACCATCTTCGGCGTTTTCG GAAACGCAACTGCTCTGTTTCTCTTCTTGGCTCCTTC GATAACATTCAAGAGAATCATCAAGAACAAATCAACCGAACAGTTCTCTGGCATCCCTTACCCTATGACTCTCCTCAACTGCCTCCTCTCCGCCTG GTACGGACTTCCCTTTGTGTCAAAAGACAACACGCTTGTGAGCACAATCAACGGAACAGGAGCAGCGATAGAGACAATCTACGTCTTGATCTTCCTTTTCTACGCACCGAGGAAAGAGAAAGCCAAGATCTTTGCTATCTTCACCGCCGTCTTGACCGTGTTCGCAACGGTGGCTCTAGTCTCTCTCTTTGCCCTCCATGGTAACGGTAGAAAACTCTTCTGTGGTATCGCAGCTACCGTTTTCTCCATCATCATGTACGCTTCTCCCCTCTCAATCATG AGATTGGTGGTAAAGACGAAGAGTGTAGAGTACATGCCATTCTTTTTGTCACTATTCGTGTTCCTCTGTGGAACTTCTTGGTTCATCTATGGACTCATCGGTCGTGACCCTTTTGTTGCA ATCCCAAATGGGTTTGGATGTGCTTTAGGGACAGTGCAGTTGATTCTCTATTTCATCTATTGTGGAAACAAAGGCGAGAAATCAACAGATGCTGAAAAGGATGAGAAGAAGAGTGTGGAGATGAAAgatgaggaggagaagaagcaaaaTGTTGTTAATGGAAAGAAGCAAGATCAGCAAGTTTAG
- the LOC108821993 gene encoding probable beta-1,4-xylosyltransferase IRX10, whose product MASLSSSSKPRNFGAYSHYYATPCTRTHQIGALFLVVSTFFVTRLFDQWSSESNSVTPAINIHRTSSSGITIDNDIPRWPERGYGSHLSLKIYVYDENEIDGLKELMYGRDGSVKTTACLKGQWGSQVKIHKLLMDSTFRTSKKDEADLFFVPAYVKCVRMLGGLNDKEINQTYVKVLSQMPYFRRSGGRDHIFVFPSGAGAHLFRSWSTFINRSIILTPEGDRTDKKDTTAFNTWKDIIIPGNVDDAMTKNGKPDVQPLPLSKRKYLANYLGRAQGKAGRLKLIDLSKQYPDKLECPDLKFSGTEKFGRTAYFEHLRNAKFCLAPRGESSWTLRFYESFFVECVPVLLSDHAELPFQNVIDYAQVSIKWPSSRIGAELLEYLASIPDRDIEGMIARGRKIRCLFVYGPDSAPCSAVKGILWELQRKSRHFQQSTETFWLHNGSVVNRELVHFSSWRPPMPLP is encoded by the exons ATGGCGAGCTTAAGTAGTAGTAGCAAGCCTAGAAACTTCGGCGCGTACAGTCATTACTACGCCACTCCCTGCACCCGCACGCACCAGATTGGAGCTCTGTTTCTTGTCGTCTCCACCTTCTTCGTCACTAGGCTTTTCGATCAGTGGTCATCGGAATCCAACTCCGTTACTCCAGCTATTAACATCCACCGTACTTCTTCCTCCGGGATCACGATCGATAACGACATTCCACGGTGGCCGGAGCGAGGGTACGGATCCCACCTCTCGCTGAAGATCTACGTATACGACGAGAACGAGATCGACGGTCTCAAAGAGCTGATGTACGGTAGGGACGGTAGTGTCAAAACCACCGCGTGCTTGAAAGGCCAGTGGGGATCTCAG gTTAAGATTCACAAGTTGCTTATGGACTCTACGTTTAGAACGAGTAAGAAAGACGAGGCGGATCTGTTCTTCGTGCCAGCTTATGTCAAGTGTGTGAGGATGTTGGGAGGTCTTAATGACAAGGAGATCAATCAGACTTATGTCAAG GTTTTGAGTCAAATGCCGTATTTCAGAAGATCGGGTGGTCGtgatcatatttttgtttttcccAG TGGGGCTGGAGCTCACTTGTTTAGGTCCTGGTCGACATTTATCAACCGTTCTATTATCCTCACTCCTGAG GGTGACAGGACCGACAAGAAAGACACTACTGCCTTCAATACATGGAAAGATATAATCATACCAGGAAATGTCGATGATGCTATGACTAAAAATGGAAAGCCTGATGTTCAGCCTCTGCCTTTGTCGAAGAGGAAGTATTTAGCTAATTATTTGGGTCGTGCGCAAGGGAAGGCTGGTAGACTTAAATTGATAGACCTCTCGAAGCAGTATCCCGATAAG TTGGAGTGTCCAGACTTGAAGTTCAGCGGAACTGAAAAGTTTGGAAGAACAGCGTATTTTGAACATCTGAGGAACGCCAAGTTCTGCCTCGCTCCTCGTGGGGAATCATCATGGACTCTTCGCTTTTATGAATCATTCTTTGTG GAATGTGTTCCGGTTCTCTTATCTGACCACGCCGAGCTACCTTTCCAGAATGTCATCGACTACGCCCAAGTCTCCATCAAATGGCCATCATCTCGAATAGGCGCAGAGCTTCTTGAGTACTTAGCTTCAATACCCG ATAGAGACATAGAAGGAATGATAGCTCGTGGTCGGAAAATCAGATGTTTGTTTGTGTACGGTCCAGATTCTGCACCATGCAGTGCGGTTAAAGGGATTTTATGGGAGCTTCAACGCAAATCCAGACATTTCCAGCAATCGACTGAGACGTTTTGGCTGCACAATGGCAGTGTTGTGAATAGAGAACTGGTTCACTTTAGTAGCTGGAGACCTCCTATGCCTCTACCGTGA
- the LOC130498306 gene encoding putative UDP-glucuronate:xylan alpha-glucuronosyltransferase 3 isoform X2, whose amino-acid sequence MRLPSPTPVEPRHRLPSQTDDTNRRRTLRNRDTKDLEKAGSHSSFFHYRNWSAKFSTLKLVLILLVLVAVFTLYRSPPVHIADHPSNFNSRWSSRESSGIDDPRYVSTAEINWDHVSDLVEKLPGKSEYQGVGFINLNDDEVVRWKELIPDCDHVAFHLDRIANNVTWESLYPEWIDEEEQFEVPTCPSLPWVQVPGKPRIDLVVAKLPCNKGGKWSRDVARLHLQLAAARVAASSKGLHDVHVLFVTDCFPIPNLFIGKDLVARQGNLWLFKPNLHRLRQKVELPVGSCELTVPLKAKDTFYSASAKREAYATILHSANFYVCGAITAAQSIRMSGSTRDLVILVDDSITEHHRSGLAAAGWKIYPIQRIRNPKAEAEAYNEWNYSKFRLWQLTEYDKIIFIDADMLILRNIDFLFEMPEISATGNNATLFNSGVMVVEPSNSTFQLLMDHINDIVSYNGGDQGYLNEVYTWWHRIPKHMNFLKHFWEGDEPEIKQMKTRLFGTDPPILYVLHYLGNKPWLCFRDYDCNWNVDILQEFASDVAHKTWWRIHDAMPENLQKFCLLRSKQKAQLEWDRMQAEKGNYTDGHWKIKIKDKRLETCFEEFCYWESMLWHWGDKNWTDNSTNSLSPPLPLQANLSSV is encoded by the exons ATGAGGCTTCCTTCTCCTACTCCCGTCGAGCCCAGGCACCGACTACCAAGTCAAAC CGATGACACAAACAGAAGGAGAACTCTTAGAAATCGAGATACCAAAGACCTCGAGAAAGCAGGATCACACAGCTCCTTCTTTCACTATAGAAACTGGAGCGCCAAGTTCTCCACCTTGAAACTCGTCTTGATCCTTCTCGTCCTGGTTGCTGTGTTCACTCTCTACCGTTCACCACCTGTACACATTGCAGACCATCCATCCAATTTCAACTCTAG ATGGAGTAGTAGAGAGTCAAGTGGGATTGATGATCCTCGCTATGTATCTACAGCTGAGATAAACTGGGACCACGTGTCAGACCTTGTAGAGAAGCTACCTGGGAAGAGCGAGTATCAAGGAGTTGGGTTTATAAATCTCAACGACGATGAGGTTGTTCGATGGAAGGAGCTGATACCTGACTGTGACCATGTGGCCTTTCACCTTGACCGTATTGCGAATAACGTAACTTGGGAGTCTTTATACCCTGAATGGATCGATGAAGAAGAGCAGTTCGAAGTCCCCACTTGTCCTTCTCTTCCTTGGGTTCAAGTTCCTGGAAAGCCTCGGATTGATCTTGTTGTTGCCAAGCTTCCGTGTAATAAAGGTGGGAAGTGGTCGAGAGATGTTGCTAGGTTACACTTGCAGCTTGCTGCAGCTCGTGTGGCTGCTTCTTCCAAAGGGCTTCACGATGTGCATGTGCTTTTTGTTACTGATTGTTTTCCCATTCCTAATCTTTTTATTGGGAAGGATCTGGTTGCACGTCAAGGGAACCTATGGCTGTTCAAACCCAACCTTCACCGGCTTAGGCAAAAGGTTGAGCTGCCTGTTGGTTCCTGTGAACTCACTGTTCCTCTTAAAGCTAAGG ATACTTTCTATTCAGCAAGTGCAAAGAGAGAAGCATACGCCACCATATTACACTCTGCTAATTTTTATGTCTGTGGAGCTATAACAGCAGCGCAGAGCATTCGCATGTCTGGCTCTACGCGAGACCTGGTGATACTTGTCGATGACTCCATAACTGAGCACCATAGATCTGGCCTGGCTGCAGCTGGATGGAAGATATATCCCATTCAAAGGATCAGGAATCCAAAGGCCGAAGCTGAAGCATATAACGAATGGAACTACAGCAAGTTTCGTCTTTGGCAGTTGACTGAGTACGACAAGATCATCTTCATTGATGCTGATATGCTTATCCTTAGGAACATTGACTTCCTCTTTGAGATGCCTGAGATATCTGCCACGGGAAACAACGCTACACTCTTTAACTCCGGTGTGATGGTGGTCGAGCCATCAAACTCCACATTCCAGCTACTCATGGACCACATCAATGATATCGTCTCGTACAACGGAGGAGACCAAGGTTACCTCAACGAAGTGTACACGTGGTGGCATCGTATCCCGAAACACATGAACTTTCTGAAGCATTTCTGGGAAGGAGATGAGCCTGAGATCAAACAGATGAAGACGCGTCTCTTTGGAACCGATCCTCCTATTCTCTACGTCCTACATTACCTTGGTAACAAACCTTGGCTATGCTTCAGAGACTACGACTGCAACTGGAACGTCGACATTCTGCAGGAGTTCGCAAGCGATGTAGCACACAAAACGTGGTGGAGAATACACGACGCGATGCCTGAGAACTTGCAGAAGTTCTGCCTACTGAGATCGAAACAGAAGGCGCAGCTGGAATGGGATAGGATGCAAGCCGAGAAAGGAAACTACACGGATGGACATTGGAAGATTAAGATCAAAGACAAGCGGCTAGAGACTTGTTTCGAAGAGTTCTGTTACTGGGAGAGTATGCTTTGGCATTGGGGTGACAAGAACTGGACTGACAATTCTACTAACTCTTTATCACCTCCTCTACCACTTCAAGCAAATCTTTCTTCAGTGTAA
- the LOC130498306 gene encoding putative UDP-glucuronate:xylan alpha-glucuronosyltransferase 3 isoform X1, protein MRLPSPTPVEPRHRLPSQTDDTNRRRTLRNRDTKDLEKAGSHSSFFHYRNWSAKFSTLKLVLILLVLVAVFTLYRSPPVHIADHPSNFNSSFVSRWSSRESSGIDDPRYVSTAEINWDHVSDLVEKLPGKSEYQGVGFINLNDDEVVRWKELIPDCDHVAFHLDRIANNVTWESLYPEWIDEEEQFEVPTCPSLPWVQVPGKPRIDLVVAKLPCNKGGKWSRDVARLHLQLAAARVAASSKGLHDVHVLFVTDCFPIPNLFIGKDLVARQGNLWLFKPNLHRLRQKVELPVGSCELTVPLKAKDTFYSASAKREAYATILHSANFYVCGAITAAQSIRMSGSTRDLVILVDDSITEHHRSGLAAAGWKIYPIQRIRNPKAEAEAYNEWNYSKFRLWQLTEYDKIIFIDADMLILRNIDFLFEMPEISATGNNATLFNSGVMVVEPSNSTFQLLMDHINDIVSYNGGDQGYLNEVYTWWHRIPKHMNFLKHFWEGDEPEIKQMKTRLFGTDPPILYVLHYLGNKPWLCFRDYDCNWNVDILQEFASDVAHKTWWRIHDAMPENLQKFCLLRSKQKAQLEWDRMQAEKGNYTDGHWKIKIKDKRLETCFEEFCYWESMLWHWGDKNWTDNSTNSLSPPLPLQANLSSV, encoded by the exons ATGAGGCTTCCTTCTCCTACTCCCGTCGAGCCCAGGCACCGACTACCAAGTCAAAC CGATGACACAAACAGAAGGAGAACTCTTAGAAATCGAGATACCAAAGACCTCGAGAAAGCAGGATCACACAGCTCCTTCTTTCACTATAGAAACTGGAGCGCCAAGTTCTCCACCTTGAAACTCGTCTTGATCCTTCTCGTCCTGGTTGCTGTGTTCACTCTCTACCGTTCACCACCTGTACACATTGCAGACCATCCATCCAATTTCAACTCTAG TTTCGTAAGCAGATGGAGTAGTAGAGAGTCAAGTGGGATTGATGATCCTCGCTATGTATCTACAGCTGAGATAAACTGGGACCACGTGTCAGACCTTGTAGAGAAGCTACCTGGGAAGAGCGAGTATCAAGGAGTTGGGTTTATAAATCTCAACGACGATGAGGTTGTTCGATGGAAGGAGCTGATACCTGACTGTGACCATGTGGCCTTTCACCTTGACCGTATTGCGAATAACGTAACTTGGGAGTCTTTATACCCTGAATGGATCGATGAAGAAGAGCAGTTCGAAGTCCCCACTTGTCCTTCTCTTCCTTGGGTTCAAGTTCCTGGAAAGCCTCGGATTGATCTTGTTGTTGCCAAGCTTCCGTGTAATAAAGGTGGGAAGTGGTCGAGAGATGTTGCTAGGTTACACTTGCAGCTTGCTGCAGCTCGTGTGGCTGCTTCTTCCAAAGGGCTTCACGATGTGCATGTGCTTTTTGTTACTGATTGTTTTCCCATTCCTAATCTTTTTATTGGGAAGGATCTGGTTGCACGTCAAGGGAACCTATGGCTGTTCAAACCCAACCTTCACCGGCTTAGGCAAAAGGTTGAGCTGCCTGTTGGTTCCTGTGAACTCACTGTTCCTCTTAAAGCTAAGG ATACTTTCTATTCAGCAAGTGCAAAGAGAGAAGCATACGCCACCATATTACACTCTGCTAATTTTTATGTCTGTGGAGCTATAACAGCAGCGCAGAGCATTCGCATGTCTGGCTCTACGCGAGACCTGGTGATACTTGTCGATGACTCCATAACTGAGCACCATAGATCTGGCCTGGCTGCAGCTGGATGGAAGATATATCCCATTCAAAGGATCAGGAATCCAAAGGCCGAAGCTGAAGCATATAACGAATGGAACTACAGCAAGTTTCGTCTTTGGCAGTTGACTGAGTACGACAAGATCATCTTCATTGATGCTGATATGCTTATCCTTAGGAACATTGACTTCCTCTTTGAGATGCCTGAGATATCTGCCACGGGAAACAACGCTACACTCTTTAACTCCGGTGTGATGGTGGTCGAGCCATCAAACTCCACATTCCAGCTACTCATGGACCACATCAATGATATCGTCTCGTACAACGGAGGAGACCAAGGTTACCTCAACGAAGTGTACACGTGGTGGCATCGTATCCCGAAACACATGAACTTTCTGAAGCATTTCTGGGAAGGAGATGAGCCTGAGATCAAACAGATGAAGACGCGTCTCTTTGGAACCGATCCTCCTATTCTCTACGTCCTACATTACCTTGGTAACAAACCTTGGCTATGCTTCAGAGACTACGACTGCAACTGGAACGTCGACATTCTGCAGGAGTTCGCAAGCGATGTAGCACACAAAACGTGGTGGAGAATACACGACGCGATGCCTGAGAACTTGCAGAAGTTCTGCCTACTGAGATCGAAACAGAAGGCGCAGCTGGAATGGGATAGGATGCAAGCCGAGAAAGGAAACTACACGGATGGACATTGGAAGATTAAGATCAAAGACAAGCGGCTAGAGACTTGTTTCGAAGAGTTCTGTTACTGGGAGAGTATGCTTTGGCATTGGGGTGACAAGAACTGGACTGACAATTCTACTAACTCTTTATCACCTCCTCTACCACTTCAAGCAAATCTTTCTTCAGTGTAA